A part of Verrucomicrobiia bacterium genomic DNA contains:
- a CDS encoding heme-binding protein, whose amino-acid sequence MNHRFALFAAILGLFAAAAISHAEPPRLTETPFVTVSNPPPIQMLVPGFTVRELPLNLNNLNSFAYAPDGRLFALAYDGNVFELKDTDGDGLEDTATYFYKKDHNEIPASIGMAWGPGGLYIASQGRIIRLRDKGDGTAQLETVTSGWVGPARAAGSSLDAIGMAVDARGNLFFGIGCDDYSAAYRVNKDTGKSEYNVHSERGTIIEVPAGTTNRETIATGLRFTVCLAFNTNGDLFATDQEGATWLPNGNPFDELLYIQRGRHYGFPPRHPKYLPDVIDEPSVFDYAPQHQSTCGLHFNEPTSTSQKIFGPSWWRGDALLTGESRGKIWRTKLVKTADGYVAQNNLIACLTMLTIDAIPTPQGDLLVTCHSGDPDWGTGPQGKGKLFKISYTGDATPQPILTYAASPTETRIVFDRPLDPAQFKNLLAQSSLTMGRYVTAGERFESFRPGYQAVQDQRKIPRYDLPVLAADIAADNRSLILQSLPRTTAVNYAVKIPEPTAPAPSPATIARNLPHSPAIDLLTDLTGVQADWHSATYDKDTPLAWSGWLPHLDLAVAREFTAASAEHAKLFQLLKTPGTLHLRAQLDLWSMLHPAIQPNAQLDYQYPPETVTVIIKSREELKLTTDHQVQQLSPHELHITGIFPKNKWLPLDLTLPTGHAPTLEISWYTDEDPRPRAFPLRRILVPWATPENAQPLASGPRDIPEIVGGDWTRGHDLFFGQQAACYKCHQIGGAGGHIGPDLSNLTYRDYTSVMRDITQPSAAINPDHIAYNIQLTDGDTATGVIIQQTADTITLGQATGENLNIPRTRITNMKASPLSLMPEGLLNSLSAQQQKDLLTFLLTPK is encoded by the coding sequence ATGAATCATCGCTTTGCGCTGTTCGCCGCCATCCTCGGACTATTCGCCGCCGCCGCCATTTCACACGCCGAACCGCCGCGCCTCACCGAGACACCATTCGTCACTGTCAGCAATCCGCCGCCCATCCAAATGCTCGTGCCGGGCTTTACCGTCCGCGAATTGCCGCTCAACCTAAACAATCTCAACTCCTTCGCCTACGCACCCGACGGACGTCTCTTCGCTCTCGCTTACGACGGCAATGTTTTTGAATTGAAAGACACCGACGGCGACGGCCTCGAAGATACCGCCACGTATTTTTACAAAAAGGATCACAATGAAATCCCCGCCAGCATCGGCATGGCGTGGGGTCCGGGCGGACTTTACATCGCCAGCCAGGGACGCATCATTCGCCTCCGTGACAAGGGCGACGGCACCGCCCAACTCGAGACCGTCACGAGCGGTTGGGTCGGACCCGCGCGCGCCGCCGGTTCAAGTCTTGACGCCATCGGCATGGCCGTGGACGCCAGGGGAAATCTTTTCTTCGGCATCGGTTGTGACGATTACAGCGCCGCCTACCGCGTGAACAAAGACACCGGCAAATCCGAATACAATGTCCACAGTGAACGCGGCACCATCATCGAAGTGCCCGCCGGCACGACCAATCGCGAAACCATCGCCACCGGTTTGCGTTTTACTGTGTGCCTCGCATTCAACACCAACGGCGACCTATTCGCCACCGACCAGGAAGGCGCCACGTGGCTGCCCAACGGAAATCCCTTCGACGAATTACTCTACATCCAGCGCGGTCGCCACTACGGCTTCCCGCCGCGACACCCAAAATATTTGCCCGACGTCATTGATGAACCGAGCGTCTTCGATTACGCCCCGCAACATCAATCCACCTGCGGCCTTCACTTCAATGAACCCACCTCCACCAGCCAAAAAATTTTCGGCCCTTCATGGTGGCGCGGCGATGCCCTCCTCACCGGCGAATCTCGCGGAAAAATCTGGCGCACCAAACTCGTGAAAACCGCCGACGGCTACGTCGCGCAAAATAATCTCATCGCCTGCCTCACCATGCTCACCATTGATGCCATCCCCACTCCGCAAGGCGATCTCCTCGTCACCTGCCACAGTGGCGATCCCGATTGGGGCACCGGTCCGCAAGGCAAAGGCAAACTTTTTAAAATCTCCTACACCGGCGACGCCACCCCGCAACCCATCCTCACCTACGCCGCCAGCCCCACCGAAACCCGCATCGTCTTTGACCGCCCGCTCGACCCCGCGCAATTCAAAAATCTCCTCGCCCAATCCTCCCTCACCATGGGCCGCTACGTCACCGCCGGCGAACGCTTCGAATCCTTCCGCCCCGGCTACCAGGCCGTCCAGGACCAGCGCAAAATTCCCCGCTACGATCTTCCCGTCCTCGCCGCCGACATCGCCGCCGACAACCGCTCCCTCATCCTCCAATCTTTGCCGCGCACCACCGCCGTAAATTACGCCGTCAAAATTCCCGAACCCACCGCCCCCGCGCCTTCCCCAGCCACAATCGCGCGCAATCTTCCACATTCCCCCGCAATAGACCTCCTCACCGACCTCACCGGCGTCCAAGCCGATTGGCACAGCGCCACTTACGACAAAGACACCCCCCTCGCCTGGTCCGGCTGGCTCCCGCACCTCGACCTCGCCGTCGCGCGCGAATTCACCGCCGCCAGCGCCGAGCACGCGAAACTCTTTCAACTCCTCAAAACCCCTGGAACCCTCCACCTCCGCGCCCAACTCGACCTTTGGTCCATGCTCCACCCCGCCATCCAGCCCAACGCCCAACTCGACTACCAATACCCACCCGAAACCGTCACCGTCATTATCAAAAGTCGTGAAGAACTAAAATTAACCACCGACCACCAAGTCCAACAACTCAGCCCCCACGAACTCCACATCACCGGCATCTTTCCCAAAAATAAATGGCTCCCCCTCGACCTCACCCTCCCCACCGGCCACGCCCCCACCCTTGAAATCTCTTGGTACACCGACGAAGACCCGCGCCCCCGCGCCTTCCCCCTGCGCCGCATCCTCGTCCCCTGGGCCACCCCAGAAAACGCCCAACCCCTCGCCAGCGGCCCCCGCGACATCCCCGAAATCGTCGGCGGCGATTGGACCCGCGGCCACGACCTCTTCTTCGGCCAGCAAGCCGCCTGCTACAAATGCCATCAAATCGGCGGCGCGGGCGGCCACATCGGCCCCGACCTCTCCAACCTCACTTACCGCGACTACACCTCCGTCATGCGCGACATCACCCAACCCAGCGCCGCCATCAACCCCGACCACATCGCCTACAATATCCAACTCACCGACGGCGACACCGCCACCGGCGTCATCATTCAACAAACCGCCGACACCATCACCCTCGGCCAAGCCACCGGCGAAAACCTCAACATTCCCCGCACCCGCATCACCAATATGAAAGCCTCGCCATTATCCTTAATGCCCGAGGGCCTCCTCAATTCTCTGTCTGCCCAACAACAAAAAGACCTCCTCACCTTCCTGCTAACTCCAAAATAA